In a genomic window of Salvelinus fontinalis isolate EN_2023a chromosome 7, ASM2944872v1, whole genome shotgun sequence:
- the LOC129860151 gene encoding uncharacterized protein LOC129860151 isoform X2, with protein MCYFGVKTAYEAGNINREDKPSLPLSFHTESKPTVTGLGPDCDSGAQFAPQDPEMATVKLEECSQTMELNVNIKDEEEEEKIGTSVNDGRLELSLRAVTSTVRTNPACLSPSTLSPNPQSLGPDCDSGAQFALQDPEMASVKLEDCSQTLELNVNIKDEEEEEKIWKSVSHGS; from the exons ATGTGCTATTTTGGTGTCAAAACAGC GTatgaggccggtaacatcaacagagaggacaaacccagcctgcctctctctttccacactgagtccaaacctacagtcactgggttgggtcctgattgtgacagtggagcccagtttgcaccgcaggatccagagatggcaacAGTGAAGCTGGAAGAGTGCAGTCAAACaatggagctgaatgtcaacattaaagatgaagaagaagaggagaagattgGGACATCTGTTAATgatg GACGACTAGAATTAAGTCTGAGGgcggtaacatcaacagtgaggacaaacccagcctgtctctctccttccacactgagtccaaacccacagtcactgggtcctgattgtgacagtggagcccagtttgcactgcaggatccagagatggcatcagtgaagctggaagactgcagtcaaacactggagctgaatgtcaacattaaagatgaagaagaggaggagaagatttggaaatctgtttctcatg gttcctga
- the LOC129860151 gene encoding zinc finger protein 883-like isoform X1 — protein MCYFGVKTAYEAGNINREDKPSLPLSFHTESKPTVTGLGPDCDSGAQFAPQDPEMATVKLEECSQTMELNVNIKDEEEEEKIGTSVNDGRLELSLRAVTSTVRTNPACLSPSTLSPNPQSLGPDCDSGAQFALQDPEMASVKLEDCSQTLELNVNIKDEEEEEKIWKSVSHGDHVETFSTSREQQQEDHRAKRSHLCPHCVEIFPILSKLKIHLKIHTGEHLYSCTDCGKRFTTPGALAVHQRVHTGGKPYSCSDCGKSFSLLGNLKTHERIHTGVKPYSCSDCGKSFSLLGNLKTHERIHTGVKPYSCSDCGQSFSRLGHLKTHERIHTGVKPYSCSDCVKCFTTSAQLKDHQRTHTGEKPYSCCDCGKSFSLLGNLKTHKRIHTGEKPYSCSDCGTSFSLLGHLKTHERIHTGVKPYSCSDCGKSFSLPSTLKTHERIHTGVKLYSCSDCVKCFTTSAELKVHQRTHTGEKPYSCSDCGKSFSRLGHLKRHERRHIGVKPYCCSDCVKCFTTSAELKVHQRTHTGEKPYSCSDCGKSFSRLGHLKRHERIHTGEKPYSCSDYGKSFSQIGQFKSHQGKQRREVLTLI, from the exons ATGTGCTATTTTGGTGTCAAAACAGC GTatgaggccggtaacatcaacagagaggacaaacccagcctgcctctctctttccacactgagtccaaacctacagtcactgggttgggtcctgattgtgacagtggagcccagtttgcaccgcaggatccagagatggcaacAGTGAAGCTGGAAGAGTGCAGTCAAACaatggagctgaatgtcaacattaaagatgaagaagaagaggagaagattgGGACATCTGTTAATgatg GACGACTAGAATTAAGTCTGAGGgcggtaacatcaacagtgaggacaaacccagcctgtctctctccttccacactgagtccaaacccacagtcactgggtcctgattgtgacagtggagcccagtttgcactgcaggatccagagatggcatcagtgaagctggaagactgcagtcaaacactggagctgaatgtcaacattaaagatgaagaagaggaggagaagatttggaaatctgtttctcatg gagaccatgttgagacattctctacatccagagagcaacagcaggaagatcacagagctaagaggTCTCACCTCTGCCCACATTGTGTGGAGATTTTCCCAAttctatcaaagctaaaaatacacctaaaaatacacacaggagaacatCTGTATTCCTgtactgactgtgggaagagattcacaacACCAGGAGCTTTGGCAGTTCATCAGAGAGTGCACACTGGAgggaagccttactcctgctctgactgtggaaagagtttctctctacTGGGcaacttaaaaacacatgaacgtatacatacaggagtgaagccttactcttgctctgactgtggaaagagtttctctctacTGGGcaacttaaaaacacatgaacgtatacatacaggtgtgaagccttactcctgctctgactgtggacagagtttctctcgactgggccacttaaaaacacatgaacgtatacatacaggagtgaagccttactcgtgctctgactgtgtaaaatgcttcacaacatcagcTCAGCTAAAAgatcatcagagaacacacacaggagagaagccttactcttgctgtgactgtggaaagagtttctctctacTGGGCAACTTAAAAACACAtaaacgtatacatacaggagagaagccttactcctgctctgactgtgggacaAGTTTCTCTCTACTGGGccacttaaaaacacatgaacgtatacatacaggtgtgaagccttactcctgctctgactgtggaaagagtttctctctacCGAGCaccttaaaaacacatgaacgtatacatacaggagtgaagctttactcctgctctgactgtgtaaaatgcttcacaacatcagctgagctaaaagttcatcagagaacacacacaggagagaagccttactcctgctctgactgtggaaagagtttctctcgacTGGGCCACTTAAAAAGACATGAACGTAGACATATTGGAGTGAAGCcttactgctgctctgactgtgtaaaatgcttcacaacatcagctgagctaaaagttcatcagagaacacacacaggagagaagccttactcctgctctgactgtggaaagagtttctctcgactgggccacttaaaaagacatgaacgtatacatacaggagagaagccttactcctgctctgactatgggaagagtttctctcaaatTGGCCAATTTAAAAGCCACCAAGGTAAACAAAGGAGAGAAGTCTTGACACTGATCTGA